A stretch of the Paenibacillus dendritiformis genome encodes the following:
- a CDS encoding PLP-dependent aminotransferase family protein, with the protein MRMPDRRSSQPLYQQIADDIERRIAYGEFPPGSLLPSERKLAAQLGVNRSTVILAYAELRALGIIESRSGSGTRVSKYKWGATPKHTPNWHRYCEGGSFLPNVACLRRIREALQQDSALIDFASGELGADLSPVEEINALIDENHYTGYLGYDNPQGFLPLREALISFLSQYRGIQTTESSILITSGSQQSLYLITQCLLAPGDAVAIEDPSYCYSLPMFQSAGLRLFRLPVGRHGVRPEDVRTLYKKHRIKMVFLNPNYQNPTGAVLDAERRAELFHVTSELGLPIVEDDPFSLTAYDGNPPRSLKSMDSLGSVLYIGSFSKIAASGLRVGWMVAPHSVVERLADARQQMDFGLSVVPQKVAAQFLKSAYTRPHLDRLRMNLLYKRDAAIEALQRELPGLVSFPVPQGGLHLWCKILPEVNDGKLLEEGIRNGVIFAPGSVYGSGSGYVRFTYARPKAEEIAPGLAAFAASLRSVLG; encoded by the coding sequence ATGCGGATGCCTGATCGCCGCAGCAGCCAGCCTCTCTATCAACAGATAGCGGATGACATTGAACGCAGAATCGCCTATGGCGAGTTCCCGCCAGGCAGTCTGCTGCCCTCCGAACGCAAACTAGCCGCGCAACTGGGCGTGAACCGCAGCACCGTGATTCTGGCTTACGCGGAGCTTCGCGCGTTGGGAATCATCGAGAGCCGCTCGGGAAGCGGAACCCGGGTTAGCAAGTATAAATGGGGAGCGACGCCGAAGCATACCCCCAACTGGCACCGGTATTGCGAGGGCGGAAGCTTTCTGCCGAACGTCGCTTGTCTGCGCCGTATCCGGGAAGCGCTGCAGCAGGACAGCGCATTAATCGATTTTGCGAGCGGCGAGCTGGGTGCGGACCTCTCTCCCGTGGAAGAAATCAATGCGCTGATCGATGAAAATCACTATACCGGGTATCTCGGGTATGACAATCCGCAAGGATTTTTGCCCCTTCGGGAAGCGCTCATCTCTTTTTTGAGCCAATATCGGGGCATTCAGACGACAGAGTCGTCCATCCTCATCACATCCGGATCCCAGCAATCGTTATATTTAATTACCCAATGTCTGCTGGCCCCCGGCGATGCGGTTGCGATCGAAGATCCTTCTTACTGCTACTCGCTGCCCATGTTCCAATCGGCAGGTCTTCGCTTGTTCCGCCTTCCCGTCGGTCGGCATGGAGTCCGGCCCGAGGATGTGCGCACACTCTATAAAAAGCATCGAATCAAGATGGTCTTCCTGAATCCGAATTACCAGAACCCGACAGGCGCCGTCCTCGACGCCGAACGGAGGGCGGAACTGTTCCATGTAACGAGCGAGTTGGGGCTGCCGATTGTCGAGGATGATCCGTTCAGCCTGACGGCCTATGACGGCAACCCGCCGCGGTCCCTCAAGTCCATGGATTCGCTGGGCTCGGTCCTCTATATCGGCTCGTTCTCCAAAATCGCCGCCTCCGGGCTGCGTGTCGGATGGATGGTCGCGCCGCATTCCGTCGTCGAACGGCTGGCCGATGCCAGACAGCAGATGGACTTCGGGCTGAGCGTCGTTCCGCAAAAGGTGGCTGCCCAATTCCTGAAGTCCGCCTATACCCGGCCGCATCTGGACCGGCTGCGCATGAATCTGCTCTACAAGCGGGATGCGGCAATCGAAGCGCTGCAGCGCGAGCTTCCGGGGCTGGTCAGCTTCCCGGTGCCGCAGGGGGGCTTGCACCTATGGTGTAAAATCTTGCCCGAGGTCAATGACGGCAAGCTGCTGGAGGAAGGGATCCGCAACGGAGTCATCTTCGCGCCCGGCAGCGTATACGGCTCCGGTTCCGGCTATGTGCGCTTCACCTATGCAAGGCCGAAGGCGGAAGAGATCGCCCCGGGCCTAGCCGCGTTCGCGGCCTCTCTTCGCTCCGTTCTTGGTTAA
- a CDS encoding amidohydrolase, whose protein sequence is MNTLIKNVIIVTMKEGDAPFHGDIHLAGDTIQQIGPALDVDADEVWDGQGMAAMPGLINAHQHTPMSLLRGFSDDLKLMDWLERKMLPAEANMTPEDIYWGAKLSMAEMIKSGTTAFADMYIHMDEIAAAVDEVGMRASLSRGMVFLQDDGGQRLTEALGLIERWNGKADGRITTMLAPHAPYTCPPEPLKRIVRLAEEMRLPIHIHLAETIEEVMSIREKYNVTPAEYLYNIGLFDKAHVLLAHGVHMTRGDIGLLRDMRGGVAHNPVSNLKLGCGIAPVLDMMNQGIVVGLGTDGAGSAATVDMFEEIKAAAWLQKLDCGDPTMLSAGQALRMATRESAKLLNIDREAGTLEAGKRADLILVDVNKPHLQPVHQLESLLAYSANGADVDTTIVNGKVLMRHRQLVTIDEDEVLRQASTRARRIVAGI, encoded by the coding sequence ATGAATACGCTCATCAAAAATGTGATCATCGTGACGATGAAAGAGGGGGACGCCCCGTTCCATGGTGATATCCATCTCGCAGGGGATACGATTCAACAAATCGGGCCTGCCCTGGATGTGGATGCCGACGAAGTGTGGGATGGCCAAGGAATGGCGGCAATGCCTGGCTTAATTAATGCGCACCAACACACTCCGATGAGCTTGCTGCGGGGCTTCTCGGATGACCTCAAGCTAATGGATTGGCTGGAACGCAAAATGCTGCCCGCCGAAGCGAACATGACGCCTGAAGATATTTATTGGGGCGCCAAGCTGTCGATGGCGGAAATGATCAAATCGGGCACGACCGCTTTTGCAGATATGTACATTCATATGGATGAAATCGCCGCTGCGGTGGACGAAGTGGGCATGCGGGCCTCTTTGTCCAGAGGAATGGTATTTCTGCAGGACGACGGGGGCCAGCGATTGACGGAAGCGCTTGGACTCATCGAGCGATGGAACGGAAAGGCGGACGGCAGAATTACGACGATGCTTGCTCCCCATGCGCCATATACTTGTCCGCCCGAACCGCTGAAGCGCATCGTCAGGCTTGCCGAAGAGATGCGCCTTCCGATCCATATCCACCTGGCTGAGACGATAGAAGAAGTGATGTCCATCCGCGAAAAATATAACGTGACGCCCGCCGAATACTTATACAATATCGGCCTGTTCGACAAGGCACATGTTCTCTTGGCGCATGGCGTGCATATGACGCGGGGAGACATCGGGCTGTTGAGAGACATGCGCGGCGGCGTGGCGCATAATCCGGTCAGCAACTTGAAGCTGGGCTGCGGGATTGCGCCGGTCTTGGACATGATGAACCAAGGGATTGTGGTTGGCTTGGGAACCGACGGCGCCGGCAGCGCCGCCACGGTGGACATGTTCGAGGAGATCAAGGCGGCGGCCTGGCTGCAAAAGCTGGACTGCGGCGATCCGACGATGCTGTCTGCCGGCCAGGCGCTGCGCATGGCTACCCGGGAGAGCGCCAAGCTATTGAATATCGATCGCGAAGCAGGGACGCTCGAAGCCGGCAAGCGCGCCGACCTGATCCTCGTGGATGTGAACAAGCCGCATTTGCAGCCCGTCCATCAGCTCGAGTCGCTGCTCGCATACAGCGCGAACGGAGCGGATGTCGACACGACCATCGTGAACGGGAAGGTTCTGATGAGGCATCGGCAGCTGGTAACAATCGACGAGGATGAAGTACTGCGTCAGGCTTCCACCCGGGCCAGACGCATCGTAGCGGGAATATAA
- a CDS encoding LysR family transcriptional regulator has translation MIELLEGRVMKTFIAVMEEKSFSRAADRLGYVQSTVTTHIQSLEQACKQKLFHRLPRGVKPTPAGEKLMKYAYQFVHLGSSIEEAMNELEQPKGTVYLRMQESFFLTRFSSFMPYFVTKYPGVKLRIEAGFYQDILDHVLEHAIDFGMVPRDPQRHDVVFYPLAEEKLIFIASRALMSAVETEGPQRLSQEVLISFGTDCLYHTQASQALQKAGIAVKEALELPSLDMIKQSVKWGSGFALLPEIAVQAELEAGEFDALPIGSDIRSTHGMIVHKSRELSFPARLLLSEWTEYSSG, from the coding sequence ATGATCGAATTGCTGGAAGGGAGAGTCATGAAGACCTTTATTGCCGTGATGGAGGAAAAAAGCTTCAGCCGCGCGGCGGATCGGCTCGGCTATGTTCAATCGACGGTAACCACCCATATTCAGTCCCTGGAGCAGGCGTGCAAGCAGAAATTGTTCCATCGCTTGCCGCGCGGGGTGAAGCCGACGCCCGCCGGCGAAAAATTGATGAAATACGCCTATCAATTTGTTCATCTCGGATCTTCAATCGAAGAAGCGATGAATGAGCTGGAGCAGCCGAAGGGAACGGTTTATCTTCGCATGCAGGAATCTTTTTTTCTGACGCGCTTTTCTTCCTTTATGCCGTATTTTGTGACTAAGTACCCCGGGGTGAAATTGCGGATTGAAGCGGGATTTTATCAGGATATTCTCGATCATGTGCTGGAGCACGCGATTGATTTCGGTATGGTCCCGCGCGATCCGCAGCGGCATGACGTCGTCTTTTATCCGTTGGCGGAAGAGAAATTGATCTTTATTGCTTCCCGGGCGCTGATGAGCGCGGTGGAGACGGAAGGGCCTCAGCGGTTAAGCCAGGAGGTCTTGATCAGCTTCGGAACCGACTGCCTGTATCATACGCAGGCGAGCCAGGCCCTGCAGAAGGCGGGCATTGCCGTGAAGGAGGCGCTGGAGCTGCCAAGCCTTGACATGATTAAGCAATCCGTGAAATGGGGATCAGGCTTTGCCCTGCTTCCGGAAATTGCGGTGCAGGCCGAGCTTGAGGCAGGTGAATTCGACGCGCTTCCCATCGGTTCGGACATCCGCTCAACGCATGGAATGATCGTTCATAAAAGCAGAGAATTAAGCTTCCCGGCCCGATTGCTGCTGTCGGAATGGACAGAATACTCCAGTGGATGA
- a CDS encoding DUF421 domain-containing protein, which yields MEIMGRTLFAFISLLLFSRLLGKKQMSHITLFNYITGITFGSIAAAMAVDKFISIHEGIISLAVWSILTIGVSKLSLKFPRIRVLLDGEPTIVIKKGKILEKTMAETHLNMDDLSMLLREKDIFSIKDVEYAVLEPHGRISVLKKKEKQAATREDLKLQTEPLQYMPTEIIVDGSVVTKNLRDLNLSHEWLEKALHKAGSSLAHIQQIFYAELQSDGTLHIDKRSDNVR from the coding sequence ATGGAAATCATGGGCCGGACTCTATTCGCATTTATATCCTTACTTCTATTCAGCCGCCTGCTGGGCAAAAAGCAAATGAGCCATATCACGCTTTTTAATTACATTACCGGCATAACATTCGGATCTATTGCAGCTGCGATGGCGGTAGACAAATTTATTTCCATTCATGAGGGTATTATCAGTTTAGCGGTATGGAGTATTTTAACGATAGGCGTCAGCAAGCTCTCCTTAAAGTTCCCGCGCATCCGTGTGCTGCTCGACGGGGAGCCAACCATCGTCATTAAAAAAGGAAAAATTCTAGAAAAAACGATGGCCGAAACCCATTTAAACATGGATGACTTGAGCATGCTGCTTCGGGAGAAAGACATCTTCTCAATCAAAGATGTTGAATATGCGGTCCTAGAACCGCATGGCAGGATCAGCGTTCTCAAAAAAAAGGAGAAACAAGCTGCCACCAGAGAGGATTTAAAACTGCAGACTGAACCTCTGCAATATATGCCGACTGAGATTATTGTCGATGGATCCGTGGTGACAAAAAATCTTCGTGATCTGAATTTGTCACATGAGTGGCTGGAGAAAGCGCTGCACAAAGCCGGAAGTTCACTCGCTCATATTCAACAAATTTTCTATGCGGAACTCCAAAGCGACGGCACGCTTCATATTGACAAAAGAAGCGACAACGTACGCTGA
- a CDS encoding helix-turn-helix transcriptional regulator, giving the protein MKLQLNARNLDGVFAQLSDISPSTDPQEQYRYTVPILGGTGRVQRIVLRRGMELNWFEASLSEPVTMDVGIQYPHLEITYTFSGQGCWDAGGRASSYGLAPGVSNFIFIRDSKVHAELYPQERLWHMELRLDVRQFHELHPDVARLTDDSTYCRQTAGSPHIAPIVEQMAQCPYQGSLRKLYLEGKANELLVHHLDGAQKEERVRTELSKLNAEDIRCLHEAREILTHCWRKPPSLLELARLAGLNDYKLKLGFKELFGTTVFGYVRALRMNEARKILEQGEGNVSEAALMVGYHNISHFAALFRKTYGYNPSELGKANAAAQACHLKKVR; this is encoded by the coding sequence TTGAAGCTGCAACTAAATGCACGAAATTTAGACGGTGTCTTTGCGCAGTTAAGCGATATATCACCGTCGACGGATCCGCAAGAACAATATCGGTACACTGTTCCGATTCTGGGCGGCACGGGGCGTGTCCAGCGGATTGTGCTGCGGCGTGGAATGGAACTCAATTGGTTCGAAGCGAGTCTGTCCGAGCCGGTGACGATGGATGTCGGGATCCAATATCCTCATCTGGAGATTACGTATACATTTTCGGGCCAAGGATGCTGGGATGCCGGGGGCCGGGCTTCAAGCTACGGGCTGGCTCCCGGCGTGTCCAATTTTATCTTCATCCGGGATTCGAAGGTGCATGCGGAGCTGTATCCGCAGGAACGGTTATGGCATATGGAGCTCCGGCTGGATGTGCGCCAGTTCCACGAACTGCATCCTGATGTGGCCCGGCTGACGGATGACTCCACGTACTGCAGACAGACGGCGGGTTCTCCCCACATTGCTCCTATCGTGGAACAAATGGCGCAATGCCCTTATCAAGGAAGCCTCCGGAAGTTGTATCTGGAAGGGAAAGCGAATGAACTGCTGGTCCATCACCTGGACGGGGCGCAAAAGGAGGAACGGGTCCGAACGGAGCTGTCCAAGCTGAACGCCGAGGATATCCGGTGTCTTCACGAAGCGCGAGAAATATTGACCCATTGCTGGAGGAAGCCTCCGAGCTTGCTTGAGCTTGCCAGATTGGCGGGCTTGAATGATTATAAGCTCAAGCTTGGCTTCAAGGAATTGTTCGGCACGACCGTATTCGGTTATGTGCGAGCGCTGCGAATGAATGAAGCACGGAAAATTTTGGAGCAAGGAGAAGGCAATGTGAGCGAAGCGGCCCTCATGGTCGGCTACCATAATATAAGCCATTTCGCCGCTCTATTCCGCAAAACCTATGGCTATAATCCGAGCGAACTCGGGAAGGCGAACGCGGCAGCGCAAGCCTGTCATCTTAAGAAGGTCCGTTGA
- a CDS encoding GNAT family N-acetyltransferase produces the protein MLIIQHQLLDDYTIQRAERKHFDELLNLFLEAAAWLRRNGIRQWGHFLDGYGRDDVMISINSGSAFVIEKEGNVIGTVSVLLEPEAWDRHIWQTERLDDSIFIHRLALSRSHAGRNLGKEILRWIEQGLQIPDHMKYIKLDCVGDNEKLNHYYRANGFQYAGSTDGHSKYVKELQGKH, from the coding sequence ATGTTGATAATACAGCATCAACTATTGGATGATTATACGATTCAACGGGCAGAGCGGAAGCACTTTGATGAGTTGCTTAACCTGTTTCTTGAAGCCGCGGCTTGGCTCCGCCGCAATGGCATCCGGCAATGGGGACATTTTCTGGATGGATACGGGCGGGATGATGTCATGATCAGTATCAACAGCGGATCTGCGTTTGTCATCGAAAAGGAAGGCAATGTGATCGGAACCGTATCCGTTCTATTGGAGCCGGAAGCTTGGGATCGGCATATTTGGCAAACCGAGCGTCTGGATGATTCGATTTTTATTCATAGATTGGCGTTGTCGAGATCTCATGCAGGCCGGAATCTGGGCAAGGAGATTTTGCGCTGGATTGAACAAGGATTGCAAATTCCGGATCATATGAAATACATAAAGCTGGATTGTGTAGGCGACAATGAGAAGCTCAATCATTATTACAGAGCGAATGGCTTTCAGTACGCAGGCAGCACGGATGGACACAGCAAGTATGTAAAGGAACTCCAGGGCAAGCATTGA
- a CDS encoding VOC family protein, translating into MKVRRIVANIGAQDIAEAERFYRGVLGLDLLMDHGWIVTYGSAEKMSVQLSVAAEGGSKTPVPDLSIEVDDVDAALERMRNAGFPIEYGPADEPWGVRRFYVRDPFGKLVNIVAHT; encoded by the coding sequence ATGAAAGTAAGACGAATTGTCGCCAATATTGGCGCGCAGGATATCGCGGAAGCGGAACGCTTCTACCGTGGCGTGCTTGGGCTCGATCTATTGATGGATCATGGCTGGATTGTTACCTACGGATCGGCAGAGAAAATGAGCGTTCAGCTCAGCGTTGCCGCGGAGGGAGGCTCGAAGACGCCTGTGCCGGATCTGTCGATCGAAGTTGACGATGTCGATGCCGCGCTGGAGCGAATGAGGAACGCCGGGTTCCCGATTGAATACGGGCCGGCTGATGAGCCGTGGGGCGTTCGGCGTTTCTATGTCCGCGACCCGTTCGGCAAGCTCGTCAATATCGTTGCTCATACCTAG
- a CDS encoding GNAT family N-acetyltransferase — protein MIYLETSRLQLRDWADTDLEPFQRLNADEQVMRYFPKTLSSEETREFYHAILAEFTERGYGLYAVEVKENKEFIGLTGFHRATFEADFTPCIEIGWRLKKEAWGKGYATEGAAACLQYGFNELGFRDVYSFTAKINKPSQNVMQKIGMSFIKSFNHPKVEAGSPLKEHVLFHIKASQEEKDDKQP, from the coding sequence ATGATATATTTAGAAACATCGAGACTGCAATTGCGCGATTGGGCAGACACAGACTTGGAGCCATTTCAGCGGCTCAATGCGGATGAACAGGTTATGCGGTATTTTCCTAAAACCTTATCCTCCGAAGAAACCAGGGAGTTCTATCATGCGATTTTAGCCGAGTTTACAGAGCGCGGATATGGGCTATATGCCGTGGAAGTAAAGGAAAATAAAGAGTTTATCGGTTTGACAGGATTTCATAGGGCGACATTCGAGGCTGATTTCACGCCGTGCATAGAAATTGGATGGCGGTTGAAAAAAGAGGCTTGGGGAAAAGGATATGCGACCGAGGGGGCGGCCGCCTGTTTGCAATATGGATTTAATGAATTAGGTTTTCGCGATGTGTACAGTTTTACAGCCAAGATAAATAAGCCTTCGCAAAACGTAATGCAAAAAATCGGCATGAGTTTTATTAAATCGTTCAACCACCCGAAAGTCGAGGCAGGAAGTCCACTGAAGGAACATGTTTTATTTCATATAAAGGCTTCACAGGAGGAGAAAGATGACAAACAGCCCTAA
- a CDS encoding amidohydrolase family protein: MPSLQLTVELGIPLTDAVQMAATTPADILGTHHTGRIAPGCQADLVLLDDNFDVQWTMIMGRRIDFARK; encoded by the coding sequence ATGCCATCATTGCAATTGACGGTCGAGCTCGGAATCCCGTTAACCGATGCGGTGCAAATGGCGGCTACAACCCCTGCCGATATCCTCGGGACTCATCATACAGGCCGAATCGCTCCCGGTTGTCAGGCCGATCTCGTCCTCTTGGACGATAACTTCGATGTGCAATGGACGATGATTATGGGGAGAAGGATAGATTTTGCAAGGAAATAA
- a CDS encoding bifunctional 3-deoxy-7-phosphoheptulonate synthase/chorismate mutase — MSQRNVDELREQLDAINAQLLELLSERARITQEIGNEKGKQGVPKFDPVREKAMLDRLVASNKGPFDDKTIRHLFKQIFQASLNLQQEEQKKHLLVSRKNQQEDTIVTLDSIAVGGGAPVMIAGPCSVESYEQVRQVAAALKEAGITVMRGGAFKPRTSPYDFQGLGVEGLKILKEVGTEFGLKTISEIVDPSHIEMACEYIDVIQIGARNMQNFELLKAAGEVRTPILLKRGLAATIDEFLHAAEYIVSRGNAQVMLIERGIRTYEKATRNTLDISAVPILKQECHLPVLVDVTHSTGRKDIMAPCAKAALAAGADGIMVEVHPDPATALSDAAQQMNIEEFKQFFTEVRQSGLLRP; from the coding sequence ATGTCACAACGAAATGTAGATGAATTGCGGGAGCAATTGGACGCGATTAACGCGCAGCTGCTGGAGCTGCTGTCGGAACGGGCCCGCATTACCCAGGAGATCGGGAATGAGAAAGGGAAGCAGGGCGTACCCAAGTTCGACCCGGTGCGGGAAAAAGCAATGCTCGACAGGCTGGTCGCCAGTAATAAAGGACCGTTTGATGACAAAACGATTCGCCACCTGTTCAAGCAAATTTTTCAAGCGTCGCTGAACCTGCAGCAAGAGGAGCAGAAGAAGCATCTGTTGGTCAGCCGCAAAAATCAGCAGGAAGATACTATCGTCACGTTGGATTCGATAGCGGTCGGAGGAGGAGCGCCCGTCATGATCGCCGGGCCGTGCTCGGTCGAGAGCTATGAGCAGGTCCGCCAAGTCGCGGCGGCGCTGAAGGAAGCCGGCATTACGGTCATGCGCGGGGGGGCCTTCAAGCCAAGAACCTCCCCTTACGATTTCCAGGGTCTCGGGGTAGAAGGCCTGAAGATTTTGAAGGAAGTCGGCACCGAATTCGGGTTGAAGACGATAAGCGAGATCGTGGACCCGTCCCATATCGAGATGGCCTGCGAGTATATCGACGTGATCCAGATCGGCGCCAGAAATATGCAAAATTTCGAGCTGCTGAAGGCGGCCGGAGAGGTACGCACGCCGATCCTGTTGAAGCGCGGGCTGGCAGCCACGATCGATGAATTCCTCCATGCCGCGGAATACATCGTATCGCGGGGAAATGCCCAAGTGATGCTGATCGAGCGCGGCATTCGAACTTATGAGAAGGCGACCCGGAACACGCTCGATATCTCCGCCGTGCCGATTCTGAAGCAGGAGTGCCATCTTCCGGTGCTTGTCGATGTCACGCATTCCACCGGAAGGAAGGATATTATGGCTCCATGCGCCAAGGCAGCGCTGGCCGCGGGGGCAGACGGCATCATGGTCGAGGTTCACCCGGATCCCGCCACGGCGTTATCCGACGCGGCGCAGCAGATGAATATCGAGGAGTTCAAGCAGTTCTTCACGGAAGTCCGGCAGTCCGGCTTACTGCGGCCGTAG
- a CDS encoding NUDIX hydrolase, which translates to MTRYTHLGVYGVIIKNNELLLIQKARGPHTGKWDLPGGTIEFGEKPYEALQREIEEETGITGIAGKIRSALSYTLIYPYTANQLEELHHIGIIYDVELLDNRYELRTSGDGQDSLGARWIALDELPELDVTPFVEELFPMDKS; encoded by the coding sequence ATGACGAGATACACTCACCTTGGCGTGTATGGGGTCATTATCAAGAACAATGAACTGCTTCTCATTCAAAAAGCAAGAGGCCCTCATACCGGAAAATGGGATCTTCCCGGCGGAACCATTGAGTTCGGAGAGAAGCCGTATGAAGCTCTCCAAAGAGAAATAGAAGAGGAGACCGGCATTACCGGTATCGCAGGAAAGATTAGATCAGCGCTCTCATATACGCTTATTTACCCATATACCGCAAATCAATTGGAAGAGCTACATCATATCGGCATCATCTATGATGTAGAATTGCTTGATAACCGCTATGAATTAAGAACGAGCGGGGACGGACAGGATTCGTTAGGAGCCCGCTGGATCGCCCTAGATGAATTACCGGAACTTGATGTCACGCCATTTGTGGAGGAGCTGTTCCCGATGGATAAATCGTAG
- a CDS encoding UDP-N-acetylmuramate dehydrogenase, which yields MNDRHQLFHTLCKRQVRLAEHSSYGIGGEADYFAMPETAEQFMAILEGCKTYGMEYFVFGMGTNILFPERPRKGTVYISLKNFAEIRQIDGSAWFISSGLPLSMLSVAGLIWGTSGLHFTYLLPGCVGAGIYMNAKYHDDQMGDKIEKVYYVDVTDPGLSLQVIRAEDCQFSYKQSIFQQKPWIIVGAEIRVPELDEPAESELGGILERYKEGSGQLSSLSQFYSFFSNEVKGLELRHHALPGQLSDIDKYRTGNRHFTSRSCGSFFKNNYAAGASIGALVDRLNLKGLAHGGAMISPYHGNMILNHRDATASDILYLKDIISEGIYRHFGFIPEPEVVIVPEDK from the coding sequence ATGAATGATCGCCATCAGCTTTTTCATACATTGTGCAAACGTCAAGTGCGGTTAGCGGAGCATTCTTCTTATGGAATCGGAGGGGAGGCGGATTATTTTGCGATGCCGGAAACGGCGGAGCAGTTTATGGCCATCTTGGAAGGGTGCAAAACGTACGGGATGGAGTATTTCGTGTTCGGCATGGGGACGAACATTCTGTTTCCGGAGCGGCCGCGGAAGGGAACCGTCTATATTTCATTGAAGAACTTTGCCGAGATCAGACAGATTGACGGCTCCGCTTGGTTTATTTCTTCCGGATTGCCTCTGTCGATGCTGTCTGTCGCAGGTTTGATCTGGGGAACATCCGGGCTTCATTTTACATATTTGCTGCCGGGCTGCGTGGGCGCCGGTATTTATATGAATGCGAAGTATCACGATGATCAGATGGGAGACAAGATAGAGAAGGTTTATTATGTGGATGTTACCGACCCGGGGCTGTCTCTGCAAGTCATCCGTGCCGAAGATTGCCAGTTCTCCTATAAACAATCGATTTTTCAGCAGAAACCATGGATTATCGTCGGTGCGGAGATTCGGGTTCCCGAGCTTGATGAACCGGCAGAGAGCGAACTTGGAGGCATCCTGGAGAGATATAAGGAAGGGAGCGGCCAGCTGTCGTCGCTGTCTCAATTTTATTCTTTCTTTTCCAATGAAGTGAAGGGGCTTGAGCTTAGACATCACGCCTTACCTGGGCAACTGTCGGACATCGATAAGTACCGGACGGGGAACCGGCATTTTACTTCCCGATCTTGCGGTTCTTTTTTTAAAAATAACTACGCGGCAGGCGCCTCGATCGGCGCTCTCGTCGATAGGCTGAACTTAAAAGGACTCGCTCATGGCGGGGCGATGATTTCGCCGTATCATGGCAATATGATTTTGAACCATCGCGATGCGACGGCATCCGACATCCTTTATTTGAAGGATATCATCTCTGAGGGGATTTACCGGCATTTCGGTTTTATTCCCGAGCCCGAAGTGGTTATCGTTCCGGAAGATAAATAA
- a CDS encoding DJ-1/PfpI family protein produces the protein MSKKQGFRLGVYIFKDAEVVDYAAPYGVFSVARRLDPGLDAFLVADALRPVQTQAGLTVHPNYSFNDMPDMDAFLIPGGFGTRQETYNKRLHHFIRSLPETTLLTSVCTGSWIYGNMGLLDGLPATSRKAPDRLEASAMGKVPIDRLAELAPACTISRARIVDAGRIITGAGIASGMEMGFHLLRRAGYDEAFISDVARVMEYAEAYSMYKEDIEYYTPAGK, from the coding sequence ATGAGTAAAAAACAAGGCTTCCGATTGGGTGTCTATATTTTCAAGGATGCCGAGGTCGTCGATTATGCCGCGCCTTATGGCGTGTTTTCGGTAGCGCGCAGACTGGATCCCGGGCTGGACGCCTTTCTGGTCGCCGATGCACTAAGACCCGTCCAGACCCAAGCCGGCCTTACGGTCCACCCCAACTACAGCTTCAACGACATGCCGGATATGGATGCCTTTCTCATCCCCGGCGGGTTCGGAACCCGGCAGGAGACCTACAACAAGCGGCTGCACCACTTTATACGCTCGCTGCCCGAGACGACCTTGCTGACCAGCGTCTGCACCGGCTCCTGGATCTATGGGAACATGGGGCTGCTGGACGGGCTGCCGGCGACCAGCCGCAAAGCACCGGATCGGCTGGAAGCTTCCGCCATGGGCAAGGTGCCCATCGATCGGCTTGCCGAGCTCGCGCCGGCTTGCACGATCAGCCGGGCGCGCATTGTCGATGCCGGCCGAATCATCACCGGGGCAGGCATCGCCTCCGGCATGGAAATGGGCTTCCATCTGTTGCGGCGGGCCGGGTATGACGAAGCCTTCATCTCGGATGTGGCCCGCGTGATGGAATATGCCGAAGCATACAGCATGTATAAAGAGGATATTGAATATTACACTCCGGCCGGAAAATAA